The following is a genomic window from Neodiprion pinetum isolate iyNeoPine1 chromosome 3, iyNeoPine1.2, whole genome shotgun sequence.
TTGAACTTAGCAGATATGGAACACTACTACTTGTGATCGGCATACCACCACCCTGCAGTGTTTTCAATTAATCTCTTATTTATGTCACACATCTTTTAAGAGTACCTATGGCTATACTTATTTAATTTCGTTTCATCATCAGGCATCAATTTCAAACGAGAGATTGGCCACATTTGAGGACAGTCGTAAATTGAGGGGAAAAGTTGTATTAGAAGTCACCGTGGACGGCTGTGATTTTACTCGAAATCACATCAATTCACATTACTCATTCGTTTGGTATTGGTTAGAAACTCGCAGACTTCGCGGAATCACTTAAATTCATGAAGTCTTGAACTCACGTGTAAACTTGGGAACAAAGTTACTTGGAGTCAGTACAGGAgtcacatgaaataaaaagaagtcGCTTGAAGACAATTaaagttatttgaatttgattaaTCTTTCGATTTCATGAAATCACGGGAATTCGTGTGATGTTTCATGAAATCACAACAATTATTCTCTCATATTCATTTGATGTTGTTTTAAAAAGTTTGAATTCTACTAAAGTCGGGATTGAACTTGGAAAAAGGTTGGCTGGAATCGCTGTAGAGGCGACTGAAATTCATGTGTGACTTTGTTTGAAGTCACTGAATGTTACTTCAACTTGAGTCAAGTCTTCGAACTGTATGCAATGACAATGACATAAGTTCAATTGAAATCAGGTGAACTCGTTTACTTTTAATTGAAATCATGTCAATTCACATGCATTCACTTGGCGTGATTTGACATCGTCTGGGTGACTGGGTTCAATCGACGTCTTTTGATTCTACTAACATCAAGCCACTTGTATCGATGAAGGCTTTAAGTCGAGCGTACTGTCGGTCCCCGAATGGTCAACCTCtcgatttgcaaaaaaatgacGATTGGTAACTTTACACACGGCTACATTTGGCCCCACCTTGTTCACTTATCTCCAGAACAAGATTAGTTTTTGTTCTTAATATATTTCACAAATTACCGTTGGCGGTGAAAGGTTAATATTTGACCCGCGCCGCTCTTGGGGCCCGGTGCTAGAATGGCGTCGAATTGGTAAACCTCCTCCCGGAGTACCGCCGGGTGAGCTGGCGCAAGAAGGAGCTATGCGTATTTTCGGCGTCATCAGGGTGTTGTCCGACAGCCGACGGTTCGGAAAAGCGTTTGCCACGCGCAAGAAATTTCCGTCGTTTGTAGAGGACGACGAACCGAACCACCAGCTTCCAAGCATGCCTAAAGTCAGAATCCACATTTTACACGAAGTGCAGAAAAACGGTTCATTTTTCCGCGTACTACGTGAAAGCATCAATTCGTAATAATCGATCCCCCGATgcttcaaaaattataatcaaattaTTCCAGTCTTTGTATGATAaacgtttataaatattatgataGTATATGAATATGATATTATGATAGATTATGATAAATATTATGATGGTATATTTACCAGCCATGGAATTTTTTCTAGCCATATTTTCAGCTGACGCAGTCATCGACATTGAACCTAGGCATGAAGTAATAGCGTAATTAAAACCGCATTACGGAAAatgatttaattattgtaagGGCCATTTGTCGTGGTTGGAAACACTTATAATTGCTGATAAATGGCAGCTTGCTGTTTTTTCTATACACTGTATGAAATCATACTGTACAGTCGATCGTTTTGATGTTAGTTTACGCGCGTCTGTCGGTACCGTCAACCAATAGAAATGAGAAAACTataattttcactttgttGCGACTTGAAAAAGAGAATACAACTGCAACGAGAGACAATTGATCACAACGCACCTGATCAACTCATTGACGAACCGTAAATCGTTGAGTAACTTATAAACTTACCAATGGAGTTCTTTCTAGCCATGTCTTCGGCCGACGATGTTTTTCTCTGTTCGATACGGAGATTGGGAATGTTGAATGGAGGTGCATGCATGTTATCAGAGCTATATTGATGACGCAATTGGCGATGTCTTTCTGGACTCGGAAGCGACAGATTgtccaatttcaatttgtttctttgaTTTCTGTTGGGATGATGAAATATTTACACATTTACACATCGATCAAAATCGCTGTACTTCGAACAAACTATATACGCTAATATAACCGTCATGCATCTTGGGTATAAGAACTTTTTACCTGTCTATGTGATTCAGCATTTCTTGTAACACTTCTAGGAGAATAGTAAATTGCTCTAAATTTAAAGCAGGATTTACTGTCTGAGGCAGCAAAGACGGCATTACGCGTGTTGCCATTAAATTTACAGAAAGTCCATATTTCTTGTCGTTCAACATCAGCCTATAAATGTCTGTaaaatcatataaataataagtCTACAATTcatatcaacaatttttcatacatagTTTTGGACCTCGGTGTGCAAACAACTTTATGAAATTCAGCCTTCAAGTTGTAAACAAACTCTCTTTCAAACTCACAGTCATACCTTTtccgtataaaataaattaaatttgcaTAAACAGAAAGGCTTGAACGTATGCgagttaaaattttgaaaatcagttaatcatcttttttttcacaaggatttgaaatcgaaaattttaaataaggTAAAAACCGTCATACGGAACACCGAAATGCGTGATCGTGAGTTAGAATTATCGTCAGTATCCTCGGCAATACCGTGGGACTAATTTCGATGATAGttcgaaatattattataaaatcttGGAATATCTTAGGAAAGAATTGATAACAAAAATCGCATTCTAGTATTGAATTTTGTCGTAGTTTGCAGTTTCTTACGGAATTATAATTTGATCCGCGTATGGGTCAACATTATACAAACCCCTGTACCAATAATATCATGCACTTACTTACAACCCGAATAGCAATTTCGGGCTCCTGAAGTTTGACCTCCCATAACAGAGGCAGCACTTCGTCGATAATTTGCTGTTTGTCAAGCCGCTCCAATATGCACTCGATGCACGACAAAACGTTCGACATGATTCTGACGTCTCCTGAATTCTTCTCAAATACTCCCTTCAATTTCGGTAAAACCATACGTCGTATGGCCATGTCATCTAGATATTCGGTGACGTTTGATACAGCGACCAAGGCTGCAGCCTGAAAAGACAGATTGCGTTCAAAGAGGGTCGCATGACGCCGAATCCACGCATAACGAATCACGTAAAATCATGCATATTTAATCAGCGAATAAAACCCACCTGGACTTGAGTCGTTGTACTTTCAAATGACGCGTACAGCATGGGCAAGACTTCTGATCGGATATCGTCACGCGGAGTCTTCTCCAATATTAGATGCAAATTTTCCAACAATATTACCGTAGCTTGTATCGATTTTGGAGTCGAGAAGACTGCTCTgcaatatttatacacaccgGCATATACGTAATATCTTTTAAAACTCACTCTGAATCAATCGCTACATGAATGCATGAAACATACAATGATTACATCAAAATAGTTACCTGAATGTCGGTAGTATTATTGACTCGTATTCTTCAACTGTACTGTTTTGAATTATGTACAACATGGGCTGTAAGACTGCGGCAAGTACCTCTTGAGACTTTGACTCCAGTTGAAGGTATGGCCAAATATGTTGATACCATAGTTTCTGAAGTGAGGAGtaccttttttcaattaaatgcACCTTACCCAAATCGTGAATAATGGAACAACGATAGAAATACGTACTCTAGGAATATATGGAAGCACTTCCTTCAGAGTATTCTTATAGAAATGAGTCTTTTGGGTAGGGTCCTTCATATTTATCACATCGAGAAACTGAAGGGCATGGACAGATGGATCGCTGGAATGATCacgcaattttttaataacaaaatacCGAAGAACAATCAAAGACCAAGTGTCTGCGATCAATTATTAGGTACTTCTCAGCCTATCCAACaaacctgaaatattttatcagcGAGAGAAGTTGCGCTGTAGGCCGTTGTCTCCTGTCTTTATGGAGAAGCCTGACAACAGCTTCTTGAAGAGGTACAGGAACTCGTGGTAGAATGTTGTTCACATGTTCTTCTAGCTGAGACAAACATTCATGATAATGTATATTTGTGCGTGTACGAACCACGGCGTGTGAAGGATGTTTAGGACGTAAAGTCGGCTCAAAAATGTGGCGAAACAAAAACATTGCAGTACAACTCTGATTTATAAAGTGAAACTGAAACTAATCAAGTTAAATacagtttgaagaaaaagtacCTATGattcagaataaaaatttaaaacactGTATTtcaattgtataataaatgtcTTGGTATTCACAGCGTCAGAGAAGTCAAAATCATAGAATTAAACAAGAAATGTGGATTTTGAGGTGAAAGGTAACAGAATAATTGTACTACACCGAAGTTGTTAACATATTGAGGTCTTTAGATATGAAACCCAACgttcgaaaacattttttatgtcACAGGAACATTTTTAGTTATGTACATGTAACAAGATTAGCTCGAGTGAGCCTTTTTAAGCCTTTGTTTTATCACGGTTTTCTTTAAACCACCTTTTTAGCCTGACTGTACATCCCATACGTCCTTAAGATGCAACGGTGATATCGCGTAGGCAAACTGTCTTGAAAGCAACTACATTATATCGAAGAACCTTTAATAACTAATAACTGAAATACAAACAATACCAATAGATACCGAAAAGGAAAAGATGGCGATTAATTTCTATGAGAAAAACTGTCGCTTCGATTCGTGTAATCTATAGACCTAGCATTATTGGGAAAATCTatgaaaattactttgaaCTTTTCTCCGAATCAAAGGCCTTCCAATTTTGTGTGGAATACGGGTGTGTTGAATCAGCTAAGTGTGCGTGTTTTAAAATGTCAAACTTTGCAGAACAGAATTAACAACACTAGGCAGTTGACGCAAATTATACGGGAAACGTCTTTATGTCAAtgcataaaaaagaaaaatgaaaaaattcgtacGATAGTAAAATGGGCAAGATCTGATTCTGCCTGAGTTGACGTCAACTACCTCTCATTGTCAAATAACTATAGTACGCTagtacaaaaatgaaaactgtTTTACAGAAAGTGTTTTGGTTGTATAAAATTGGAATATATGTTTGATAATGTAGTCCGAGTACTCACGCCTTCAATTTGCTTTAAATAAGCAGAGCAGCTATGATTCGATTGAATCAAGGAACGACCTTGGTTGAATACCGCGCAGATGACCATTCCCAGGCTGAACATGTCGCTCAATATGCTACATATTGAGTCCTGTTGAACTTCCGGAGCTACGCGAACAAACGAATATATTTCTTCAAACCGACAGACGAATGGAGCAAAATACATCGGGTGATTGCAAAATTGTGATTTATTATCACACACAGGATTACACCCAGAATCGCTGTTTCGATTGAATTgtacaagtaatttttttaaataataatcattatcACTTTTGCCATAATCAAGTAATCGGTTACACGTTACAAGTTACAGATATGTCTGTGGTAACGTATTGAACGGAAATGTATAATTTAGTTTTTATGTACCTCCAACGTAACAAACGTACTTTGGatgacatttttattttataattgagGTCAAATAACACGCAAATTATGCTTGTATATTTTAACAAAgtcaaaataaaatgattttattttctaatcagggcaaaataaaatacaaaacagATTGGTAAATAAGTGTATCTAATACAAGGTTGGTAGTTTGTGCACAGAAGTACCGCGCGTTTCCGGGATGCGCACCATGAGGTCCACTCTGAACACTCTGAGCAACTCCGTTATTCATTTGTTAGCACGTGGCTGGGCGAAACTCCGAAttgctcattgtcagtgaaCCTGTACTCCGAATTGCCTATAATTAGGAGTCGTGTGTTGCGCATTTACGAAAACTCACGGTATATATCCATGATACTTACTACATTACATACAAAAATCCAGATACGTTCGTATAACATCTCTGTTGATTTTTGTAGATAATTCTCTGGACtaatgatatttattatattcagaaattgtaattgattcaaataaagATACTTGCAGGTTCTACTACCCATTTTTTCAGTTCATGTAatttgtgttttatttttccctgAATGAGAAAGATAAATGTAACTTGTACATCGTGtcgatttctttcattttcagttAATGCAATTTGTGCTTTATTGCGCTCTATTTACAAATCACGCATCTTATTCCTGATAAAAATGTGATGAATTACAAGTGCTATCCCCTTACCAATATAATCGAGATTAGGCTGAGCCATTTTAGGCAGCCTAGACGTCCAAGGATGGCATGTAACTGGCTCCAGACCATCAATTTCGTTCACACGTTCTGCAGAATAAGAATGTATGTAGTTGAAGTTTGGATCGTTCAtcggacaattttttttttttcttttgttcacttaaaatttctttcttttatttaggCAAATGTAGACGAAACGTTGATTCGTCAGCAAGTAAAAGTGTGGGAGGGTGGCGCAATTAATAATATCatcattcaaaataaaactaaaagcGACTGTAACTCTACGTGACCTCAATAAACTAAGTTTTGTATTTCTTGTCTCCATGTCGTACCAATAAAATCGAGACCAGCCAATTTCCAAGTGCCTTTTTTTGTAATCAAGATACTGCTCGGACACACGTTCCTGTGTAGAACGTGACCGCTGTAATGGAGGAACGATAAAGCTTCTGTTATCTGAAATCAGACGAGTATACACATTAAATATGCAACCATCGAGCTATAAGCTGCGGGTGAAGCGACGTAACTGTCAATTGCATAATAAATCTGTAATTCTATGAGCACATTGACTCCAAAACATAGCATTCGCGAGTCTTCTCAAAGGGTGTGCCGGGTTAAGAGAGGCCAAATGCCCGTGTTTGCGGATTTTCAAATTACCTGTTCAGAAATGTCTCATAGGTCAGAAAAACATCTGCCCAGCGGTTCGTAACTCAATAACCCCCTCCACCCTCTCCGGATggtgaaaaattacatttcatgCATTCGATTTTTTGTCTCATTAGAATTTAAAATCGTTATATTTCAAGATCTAATCaatataaaactttttttttcgtcgttcCATTGCTTCAAGTGTACATTATGCCCacgaattatttcagattattGTGAGTGGTGCGCCACAtcgaaaattacgatttttacacttttttgaCACTCTGTCACTATTTTCGATCATGTctggggaaaaatttttccgaataGTTTTAGAATATCGATATTTGCTGATTAAATATGACTAGGCCACCCTGTATATGAAAACATTAAGTTGATGAAATGACATATTACAGGGCTAAATAAAGTAAGTCATAAtcacatttattttcattttcctcgTTGATCAATAAGTCAAAGCCAGattttctaaataaaatataatactagtgataattatgataataatatatgggattgaaaaattcttgtaCGAAAGTCATTCGTGACTGCATATCATTACGGAATATGTTACTCCTGGTAATTAGCAGTCACTATTTTGAAtgaatatgtgaaaaaaatttgttttatgcTGTTTTCCATAactctgaaaatatttcttgcaACTAAACATTTACAGTGGATGTCTTCATCAGCAATGGGATAAACATTTCCCACGCCAAAGAATTTCGTCATCATTTGCGcggataaaattatttttgataagTATCAGCCGTGAGATAGCCGGTATACATGAGGAGCTACATGAGAGCAATATCTAATTGTTCGCGAACCATTTGTACAGATGCAACAGTACCCTTTAATTATGTCGATACCAGCATTATTCTTGCCgtaatgtatacatacaacACTTGTACGTTTTTGATTAATATGCCTTGATTTCATCAAAAATCTTATGATTCCAGGTTCTTCCTTCAGATAACTCAATAAAAGCGAATGATCTTCTCCAAGCAATTCTCTTAGGTGGGACATAAGCTGGAAAGGTTGATAGGATCCAGTGACGAGGACGAGATATCATCTCCACTTAGTAAATATTTAGTTATAAAGAATATTTACAGATTTATTGATAACAGCATAAAACTATTTCTTTCgcataattattcaaaatagtGACTGCTAATTACCAGGAGTAACATATTCCGTAATGATATGCAGTCACGAACGAGTTTTGTACAAGAATCTTTCAA
Proteins encoded in this region:
- the bma gene encoding SCY1-like protein 2 translates to MGARTMFSKFKSSSAPNALESNPIWHYFEVGKQSATAGPEQVWRILDAYRKSDGKEVSIFLFEKRSAEKLHKPKRKETVTEILRGGVRQLERFRHPKILQVMHTVEECSETLAFASEPVLASLANVLAFQEAAAIANAQSSTTTQQNVQARPMYTKEYDMLDIELKYGLLQITEALSFLHYSGHVLHRNVCPSSILITKKGTWKLAGLDFIERVNEIDGLEPVTCHPWTSRLPKMAQPNLDYIAPEVQQDSICSILSDMFSLGMVICAVFNQGRSLIQSNHSCSAYLKQIEGLEEHVNNILPRVPVPLQEAVVRLLHKDRRQRPTAQLLSLIKYFSDPSVHALQFLDVINMKDPTQKTHFYKNTLKEVLPYIPRKLWYQHIWPYLQLESKSQEVLAAVLQPMLYIIQNSTVEEYESIILPTFRAVFSTPKSIQATVILLENLHLILEKTPRDDIRSEVLPMLYASFESTTTQVQAAALVAVSNVTEYLDDMAIRRMVLPKLKGVFEKNSGDVRIMSNVLSCIECILERLDKQQIIDEVLPLLWEVKLQEPEIAIRVVNIYRLMLNDKKYGLSVNLMATRVMPSLLPQTVNPALNLEQFTILLEVLQEMLNHIDRNQRNKLKLDNLSLPSPERHRQLRHQYSSDNMHAPPFNIPNLRIEQRKTSSAEDMARKNSIGSMSMTASAENMARKNSMAGMLGSWWFGSSSSTNDGNFLRVANAFPNRRLSDNTLMTPKIRIAPSCASSPGGTPGGGLPIRRHSSTGPQERRGSNINLSPPTGGGMPITSSSVPYLLSSSMNSIRGTRRPSVSSTSSQQGSGLLHQFGSGMYQLFSGRS